The Bradyrhizobium sp. B097 genome contains the following window.
CCCGGACACGTTCGACTGATGCACTCCGATGCGAAGGAATTTGGGCATGAGCGTCCGGCCGATCGAACGAGCGCTTGGGGGCTAACCTGGAGTAAAGCGTAGCCATACATTTCCGCATTGGCAACGGTGCTCGTTTCCGCACCGATCAAAAGCTCTGCGATGTCCGAGATCCAGCTTTTGGTCAGCTCCGGTATTCGCGCCTCTGCCCATTCGATACGACGTCAGCGTCGACCGAGAGAATTGCCTCGTCCTGCGCTTTTGCCATCGGCTGTTCTTCATCGCGAAATCGTGCCGGGGTCAGCCGACTGCGGTCGACCGTCATGCCAAAGATGTCGAAGCGATTGTAGTAGCCGACCACGTCGTGAAACTGCTTCGGCTCGACGCAGCGATTGAGATCGATCTCCGCGTAGGCGATCCCTTCCTGGTCCTGCAATTCATCGCCAAAGACACCACCCGTCGGATCGACGAAGAAACTCGCTGCACGCGGCGTCTGGTCGATCACGTCGGCGATGGTTCTGTCGCGTTCAATCAGGAAGGCCCGCATCGGCTGGTCCATGTAGCCGGCGGTGACGATCCCGAATACCTTGGCTTCGAAGCAGTGGGCGCTGGCCCGGATGCGGTTGGCGGCGACGTTGTCGAAATTGCCGCCGCCTGCCGGGCGGCGCGTGGGCCACATCGGCGGCCAGCTCGAGATGTGCACCTGTTCACCCTGCGCCATCAGTGCGAAGCGGGCCAACGGATTGGTATTCTCGCCACAGATCAACCCACCGATCCGGCCCTGCCGCGTCTCCGCGACCTTGAGGCCCGCGCCGTCCCCCGACGACCACACCAGCTTCTCATAGAAGGTCGGAACCAGCTTGCGGTGATGAACCAGAATTTCGCCGGTCTCGCCGATCAGCAGGTTCGAGTTCCACAGCCCACCAACGCTGACGGCCGAGCGCTCGCTGATGCCGATCGAGACGGTGACGCCGAGGCCGCGCGCCTCGGCGCACAGCCGCGCCACTTCCGGTCCGTCCACCAGCACGGACTGCTCCGCCATCCGCACGAACAGATCGTGATTGTCGATCGGCGGCCACAGCGCGGCCCAGACCGGAAAGGCGGGAATGTAGGTTTCGGGAAACGCGATCAGCTCGGCGCCGGCCCTGGCTGCCTCGCACATGATGGCGATCGCCTTTTCGGTGGTCGCCCGGCTGTCGAGGAAGACGGGCGCGGCGTGGACGGCGGCAGCCTTGAAACGAGGGAGCATGACGAAAATTCCGGCTAGAGCGTTTTCCCGCGAAATGGATACCGGTTCGCACGAAGAAAACGCGTCAAAACAAGATCTAGAGCTCCGTTCCGATCCAATCGGAACGGAAAAGCTTTAGGACCAGGGAGGCGAAGCGGTATCATCCCTGCCTTCCCGGTATGCATGGGAATTGTCGCAAGGTCGGTTGCGAAGGATCGGAGCCGTCTGCGCGTTGGAACGGGAATTGCTTTGCTGACAGGGGCCGTAAATCCGGAGGCAGGTCATGTTCGATACGATCAACTGGGACGATTTGCGGGTCTTCCTCTGCGCCGCTCGCGCCGGAAATTTGAGTCAGACCGCAAAGCGGCTGCGGCTGGATCATTCCACCGTGAGCCGGCGGATCGCCCAGATGGAAGCTTCGCTCGGCATCGCGGTGTTCGAACGCCACCGCACCGGGCTCAAGCTCAACGAAGTCGGCGAGCGCTTGCTGCGTCATGCCGAGCGGGTCGAGAGTGCGGTGATCGCCATTCGTGAGGAGGCCAGCGCCAGCGACACCCAGGGACTGATCGGGACCGTGCGGCTCGCCACCATGGAGGGGATCGCCTCGCTTTATCTGGCGCAACGCTTTGCGAAACTGCGTCGCACCGCGCCGCAACTCGCCGTCGAGCTCGTCACGTCGGCGCAGACGGTCTACGTGCACAAGCGCGAAGCCGATCTGTTCGTGTCGTTCTTCCGGCCACCCGGTCCGGGCCTGATCTCCGAGCGCATCGGCAAGTTTCGGCTAGGGCTGTTCGCAAGCCAGAGCTATCTCGACAATCACGGCACGCCAGCAAGCCTTCGCGACCTCGCCGATCATTGGTTCGTCTCCTACATCGAGGATCTGATCCAGGTCGATTCGGTGCGCTGGCTTGCCGACGTCATCGAGGAGCCGAAGGTCGCCTTCCACTCCAACAGCATGATCGCACAGATGAACGCCGCGGCGGGCGGCCTCGGCATCGTCATGCTGCCGAGCTTTGCCACCAACGACCGGCCCGACCTGATCCCCGTGCTGCCCACCCTCGCCGGCACCGTTCGCGAGGTCTGGCTCAACGTCCACAGTGACCTGCAATTTGCCCCGCGCATCCGCGCCGTCCGCGCGTTTCTCAAAAATACCCTGAAGCAGGACCCCGACATGCAGGTCACGCTGGCCGATGCCCTGCCGCAGCCGCGCACGGCAGATTGCAAAAATCCATAGTTCCCTTCCATCGGAGCCCGGCTGAAGCTCGTCCGATTGGCGCAAGGTCGCGCGCGCTGAAGTTTTGAGGGGGCAAGCATGAACGTGGTTATTCCCGGCAAGTCCGATCCGGCGCCGAGCGTCAGCGCCTTGGCCAAGAAACTGACCAGGAAGCGGCTGATCGTCGCGCTCGTGCTCAGTGCCGCGATGATCGTGATCTATTTCAGCTTCATGGGGCTGTTCGCGTTCGACAAGCCGCTGCTCGGCACCATCCTGATGCCCGGCCTGTCGCTCTGCATTGTGCTCGGCCCGCTCGTCATCATCTCCTCCTTCGCGCTCTGCCTAGTCTACGTGCTGTGGGCGAACCGGGTGTTCGATGCCGGCATCCGCAATCTTCGCTGAAGGGACCAGAGCAAGATGGGCAGCAGCACGCTTTCGATCGGGTTCTTCTTCGCCTTCATGGCGTTGACACTGGCGATCACTTATTGGGCCGCGCGGCGCACGCGCACCACCGAACACTTCTTCGCCGCCGGCGGCCAGGTCACGCCGTGGCAGAACGGCTGGGCACTCGCAGGTGACTTCCTGAGCGCCGCCGCCCTGCTCGGCATTGCCGGCATCGTCACCTCAAACGGCTTCGACGGCATGATCTATTCGATCGGGTGGCTGGTCGGCTGGCCGATCATCCTGTTCCTGATCGTCGAACCGTTGCGCAACGTCGGCCGCTTCACCTTCGCTGACGTCGTGGCCTATCGGCTGCGCCAGCGCCCGGTGCGCCTCGCCGGCGCCGTCGGGACACTTGCCGTCATCCTGTTCTACCTGATCGCCCAGATGGTCGCGACGGGATCGCTGATCAAGCTGCTGTTCGGCCTGCCCTACACCTGGTCGGTCGTCGTGGTCGGCAGCGTCATGCTGGTCTATGTGCTGTTCGGCGGCATGTTGGCGACGACCTGGGTGCAGGTGGTGAAGGCTGCGCTGCTGATGGGCGGTGGCATCCTGCTTGCCTTTCTCGTGTTGACCCATTTCGAGATGAACCCGCTCAAGCTGTTCGCCGCGGCGTCCGAGAAATACGGCACCAAGGTCCTGCAGCCGGGATCCAAGGTGGTCTCGGGCCAGTGGGATGCCATCTCGCTCGGGCTCGGCCTGATGTTCGGGACCGCCGCGATGCCGCATGTGCTGATGCGGGCCTATACGGTGAAGGATGCCAAGGCCGCGCGGCTGTCGATCCTCTATGCCACCGGCCTGATCGGCGTCTTTCATCTGATGGTCTTCATCATCGGCTTTGGCGCCATGGTGCTGGTCGGCGCCGACGCGGTGGCAAAGGCCGGAGGCGGCGGTAACATGGCAGCGCCCCTGCTCGCGCTCGCGGTCGGCGGTAATGCCTTCTTCGGCTTCATCTGCGCGGTCGCGTTCGCAACCATGCTCGCCGTCGTCGCCGGGCTGACGCTGTCGGGCGTCGCCACGCTCTGCCACGACGTCTGGACCAATGTGATCCGCAATGGCAGCGCTTCCGAGGCCGAGCAGCTCAAGGTCGCGCGCGTCGCGACCGTCATGATTTCGATCTTCGCCATCTTCCTCGGCATCGCGTTCGAGGGCCAGAACGTCGCCTTCATGGCGGGCCTCGCGTTCTCGATCGCCTGCGCCGCCAACTTCCCCTCGCTGGTGCTCGCCATCACCTGGCGCCGTTTCACGACGCCTGCAGCCGTGGCGAGCATCCTTGTCGGCACGCTGAGCTCGCTGGTGCTGATCTATCTGTCGCCGACCATCCAGGTCGACATTCTCGGCAAGCCGCTGGCCGCGGTCGAGCATCAATGGTGGTTCGTGTCGCTGCGCAATCCGGCGATTATCAGCATGCCGCTATCGTTCGCCGTCGCGATCCTGCTATCGCTGGTCACGCGGGAGAAGAACGCCGATCTCGCCTTTGACGAGATGCAGCGGCGCATCCTGCTCGGACCGGTTCAGCCGGACACCAGCGCGCAGGGCCAGGTGAAGAGTGCGGCCTGAACCGCGGCGCGCAGAGCGAGATGTCGCGATAGCGCGGATGTGTGGCTCACATATCGTGCAACACACTCAGTGTCGTCCTGGCGAAAGCCAGGACCCATTACCCCAAATGCCAATCGCTGCGCGACGCTAAGGAAACAATCCCTCTCACAATCAGATACGGTGGTTATGGGTCCTGGCTTTCGCCAGGACGACGATTGGGGGGATTGGGGGCTCGAATCTATTACCGTTCTGCCGGCACAATGGCGAAGCCGTTGTGCCCACCTGACGGCGATCACACCAGCCCTTACTTCCCCTTCGCAGCCTTCGCCTTCAGCTTCGCCGCGCGATAGCGGGCGGCGCCGCCTTCGCGGATCGACTGTTCGCTGCGCTCGAGCGCCATCGCGTCGTCGGGGACGTCCTTGGTGATGACGGAGCCCGAGCCGATATAGGCGCCGTTGCCGATCGTCACCGGTGCGACCAGCGAGGTGTTGGTGCCGATGAAGGCGCCCTCGCCGATCAGCGTCTTGTGCTTGAGGAAACCGTCATAGTTGCAGGTGATGGTGCCGGCGCCGAGATTGGAATTGGCGCCGACATGGGCGTCGCCGACATAGGAGAGATGGTTGACCTTGACGCCGGCCTCCAGCGTCGCGGCCTTGGTCTCCACGAAATTGCCGATCCGCGCGCCGTCGCCGAGCGAGGTGCCGGGCCGCAGCCGGGCATAGGGACCGACCGACACCTTCTTGCCGATGCGGGCCTCGACGATGTGCGAGAAGGAATGGATCACGGCGCCGTCGTCGATCGAAACGCCCGGTCCGATCACCACGAACGGCTCGATCACAACGTCCCTGCCGAATTTGGTGTCGGCGGCGAGATAGACGGTGTCCGGCGCGATCAGGGTCACGCCGGCCTCGAGCGCCTGCTTGCGCAGCCGCGCCTGCATCACGGCCTCCGCCTCGGCGAGCTGTGTCTTGGTGTTGATGCCGCGCACTTCGTCTTCGCTGGTTTCGATCACGACGGCCTCCAGTCCCAATTCCCTGACGATGCCGACGGCATCGGTCAGATAATATTCGCCCTTGGCATTGGCATTGCCGATCTTCTCGATGATCGCGAGC
Protein-coding sequences here:
- a CDS encoding carbon-nitrogen hydrolase family protein; the protein is MLPRFKAAAVHAAPVFLDSRATTEKAIAIMCEAARAGAELIAFPETYIPAFPVWAALWPPIDNHDLFVRMAEQSVLVDGPEVARLCAEARGLGVTVSIGISERSAVSVGGLWNSNLLIGETGEILVHHRKLVPTFYEKLVWSSGDGAGLKVAETRQGRIGGLICGENTNPLARFALMAQGEQVHISSWPPMWPTRRPAGGGNFDNVAANRIRASAHCFEAKVFGIVTAGYMDQPMRAFLIERDRTIADVIDQTPRAASFFVDPTGGVFGDELQDQEGIAYAEIDLNRCVEPKQFHDVVGYYNRFDIFGMTVDRSRLTPARFRDEEQPMAKAQDEAILSVDADVVSNGQRREYRS
- a CDS encoding cation acetate symporter translates to MGSSTLSIGFFFAFMALTLAITYWAARRTRTTEHFFAAGGQVTPWQNGWALAGDFLSAAALLGIAGIVTSNGFDGMIYSIGWLVGWPIILFLIVEPLRNVGRFTFADVVAYRLRQRPVRLAGAVGTLAVILFYLIAQMVATGSLIKLLFGLPYTWSVVVVGSVMLVYVLFGGMLATTWVQVVKAALLMGGGILLAFLVLTHFEMNPLKLFAAASEKYGTKVLQPGSKVVSGQWDAISLGLGLMFGTAAMPHVLMRAYTVKDAKAARLSILYATGLIGVFHLMVFIIGFGAMVLVGADAVAKAGGGGNMAAPLLALAVGGNAFFGFICAVAFATMLAVVAGLTLSGVATLCHDVWTNVIRNGSASEAEQLKVARVATVMISIFAIFLGIAFEGQNVAFMAGLAFSIACAANFPSLVLAITWRRFTTPAAVASILVGTLSSLVLIYLSPTIQVDILGKPLAAVEHQWWFVSLRNPAIISMPLSFAVAILLSLVTREKNADLAFDEMQRRILLGPVQPDTSAQGQVKSAA
- a CDS encoding LysR family transcriptional regulator translates to MFDTINWDDLRVFLCAARAGNLSQTAKRLRLDHSTVSRRIAQMEASLGIAVFERHRTGLKLNEVGERLLRHAERVESAVIAIREEASASDTQGLIGTVRLATMEGIASLYLAQRFAKLRRTAPQLAVELVTSAQTVYVHKREADLFVSFFRPPGPGLISERIGKFRLGLFASQSYLDNHGTPASLRDLADHWFVSYIEDLIQVDSVRWLADVIEEPKVAFHSNSMIAQMNAAAGGLGIVMLPSFATNDRPDLIPVLPTLAGTVREVWLNVHSDLQFAPRIRAVRAFLKNTLKQDPDMQVTLADALPQPRTADCKNP
- a CDS encoding DUF485 domain-containing protein; this encodes MNVVIPGKSDPAPSVSALAKKLTRKRLIVALVLSAAMIVIYFSFMGLFAFDKPLLGTILMPGLSLCIVLGPLVIISSFALCLVYVLWANRVFDAGIRNLR
- the glmU gene encoding bifunctional UDP-N-acetylglucosamine diphosphorylase/glucosamine-1-phosphate N-acetyltransferase GlmU; amino-acid sequence: MTTRTSLTVVLAAGEGTRMRSSLPKVLHPVAGQSLLAHVLDAAASGEGSQLAVVIGPDHEAVAAEARRVRPDAQTFVQRERLGTAHAMLAAREALARGADDLLVAFGDTPLISAETFARMRAPLRDGAALAVLGFHAADPTGYGRLVTENGKLIAIREHADAGPEERKITLCNAGVMAFDGSKALAIIEKIGNANAKGEYYLTDAVGIVRELGLEAVVIETSEDEVRGINTKTQLAEAEAVMQARLRKQALEAGVTLIAPDTVYLAADTKFGRDVVIEPFVVIGPGVSIDDGAVIHSFSHIVEARIGKKVSVGPYARLRPGTSLGDGARIGNFVETKAATLEAGVKVNHLSYVGDAHVGANSNLGAGTITCNYDGFLKHKTLIGEGAFIGTNTSLVAPVTIGNGAYIGSGSVITKDVPDDAMALERSEQSIREGGAARYRAAKLKAKAAKGK